A stretch of Natronospira bacteriovora DNA encodes these proteins:
- the tsf gene encoding translation elongation factor Ts produces the protein MGISASQVKELRERTGAGMMECKKALQETNGDLEAAIEHMRKAGMAKADKKAGRVAAEGRIVIRKNDGGSKAVIVEVNCETDFVAGGDDFISFSDQVADAILAGAPADMAAVEGLKLAGGETVDEARRALIAKIGENITVRRFEVVDAGDGIVADYLHGLKIGVAVALKGGDEALGRDLAMHVAASNPMCVSRDNVPAETIEHEKEILTAQARDSGKPEEIIEKMIGGRLNKWLAEVTLLGQPFVKDPDTKVEKLLKDAGAEVKGFVRFEVGEGIEKQEDNFAEEVMAQVKGS, from the coding sequence ATGGGTATTTCTGCATCTCAGGTGAAAGAGCTGCGGGAGCGCACCGGCGCCGGCATGATGGAGTGCAAGAAGGCACTCCAGGAAACCAATGGTGATCTGGAAGCTGCCATCGAGCACATGCGCAAGGCCGGCATGGCCAAGGCCGACAAGAAGGCCGGCCGTGTTGCCGCCGAGGGCCGTATCGTGATTCGCAAGAACGATGGCGGCAGCAAGGCCGTTATCGTGGAAGTGAACTGCGAAACCGACTTCGTGGCCGGCGGTGACGACTTCATCAGCTTCTCCGACCAGGTGGCGGATGCCATTCTCGCCGGAGCACCGGCCGACATGGCGGCTGTGGAAGGTCTCAAACTGGCCGGCGGTGAAACCGTTGACGAAGCGCGACGTGCGCTGATCGCCAAGATCGGCGAGAACATCACGGTGCGTCGTTTCGAGGTGGTGGATGCCGGTGACGGCATCGTCGCCGATTATCTGCACGGCCTGAAGATCGGCGTGGCGGTTGCCCTCAAGGGTGGTGACGAGGCGCTGGGTCGTGATCTGGCCATGCACGTGGCTGCGAGCAACCCCATGTGCGTGTCCCGTGATAACGTTCCCGCCGAAACCATCGAGCACGAGAAGGAAATCCTGACCGCTCAGGCCAGAGACAGTGGCAAGCCGGAAGAGATCATCGAAAAGATGATCGGCGGCCGTCTGAACAAGTGGCTGGCGGAGGTGACCCTGCTGGGACAGCCCTTCGTGAAGGATCCGGACACCAAGGTGGAGAAGCTGCTCAAGGACGCCGGTGCCGAGGTGAAGGGCTTTGTGCGCTTTGAAGTTGGCGAGGGCATTGAGAAGCAGGAAGACAACTTCGCTGAAGAGGTCATGGCCCAGGTCAAGGGATCCTGA
- the map gene encoding type I methionyl aminopeptidase, with translation MSVTIKSPQEQEKMRVAGRLAAQVHEMIEEHVRPGVTTEELDRICHDFIVNEQGAIPAPLNYHGFPKSICTSLNHVVCHGIPGPKKLKNGDIINIDVTVIKDGYHGDTSKMYYVGKPSIQGDRISRVAREAMMVGIRLVKPGVRLGDIGHAIQKHAESHGFSVVREYCGHGIGRGFHEDPQVLHYGKPDTGLELQEGMTFTIEPMINAGKRHTRLLPDGWTVVTKDHSLSAQWEHTVLVTSDGVEVLTRRQEEDDI, from the coding sequence ATGTCTGTCACCATCAAATCACCGCAGGAACAGGAAAAAATGCGCGTTGCCGGCCGCCTGGCTGCGCAAGTGCATGAAATGATTGAAGAACATGTCCGTCCGGGCGTGACGACCGAAGAGCTGGATCGGATTTGCCACGACTTCATCGTCAACGAACAGGGGGCCATTCCGGCGCCGTTGAATTACCACGGCTTCCCGAAATCCATCTGCACCTCCCTCAACCACGTGGTCTGCCACGGAATTCCGGGGCCGAAGAAGCTCAAGAACGGCGACATCATCAATATCGACGTCACTGTCATCAAGGACGGCTACCACGGGGACACCTCCAAGATGTACTACGTGGGCAAGCCCTCCATTCAGGGTGACCGCATCAGCCGGGTGGCCCGGGAAGCCATGATGGTGGGTATCCGGCTGGTCAAACCCGGCGTCCGCCTGGGTGATATCGGTCACGCCATCCAGAAGCACGCGGAAAGCCACGGTTTCTCTGTGGTTCGCGAGTACTGCGGCCACGGCATCGGCCGGGGTTTCCATGAAGACCCGCAGGTGCTGCATTACGGCAAACCGGATACCGGCCTGGAACTGCAGGAAGGCATGACCTTTACCATCGAACCCATGATCAATGCCGGAAAACGCCACACCCGCCTGTTGCCGGACGGCTGGACAGTGGTCACCAAGGACCATTCCCTGTCCGCCCAGTGGGAGCACACCGTGCTGGTCACCAGCGACGGCGTGGAAGTGCTGACCCGCCGCCAGGAAGAAGATGACATCTGA
- the rseP gene encoding RIP metalloprotease RseP has translation MNIIIAILGFILAIGVLVTVHEYGHYLAARLCGVRVLRFSIGFGKPLYSRRYGDDRTEFSVGSLPLGGYVKMLDEREFEVPEEERHRCFNRQSVPRRALIVTAGPAFNFLFAILAYWAIFVAGIPGIKPIIGEVSSSSPAAQAGLSAEDQILSVNGRQTPTWRTANIELLDGMLRDGSIELRYLRDGREYQTSLAVDSAERRALTEPGRLLPGLGLQPWFEALPAVIGELSEEGAARAAGLQAGDRVLAVDGEAVENWRAFREAVSARPEQEVRLTVDRSGQGRELLVRPQAVETADGRQGRIGAGPRVPPDLLERMRSEERHGPISALGMGVVNTWEMSALTLRMLWRMVMGEVSVKNLSGPINIAHYAGITVSSGLVSFLGFLAIVSISLGIVNLLPIPVLDGGHLVYLGIESVTGKPVSDNVLAIGQTIGLVMIAALISFALYNDLMRLFG, from the coding sequence GTGAACATCATTATTGCCATCCTCGGCTTCATTCTGGCGATCGGCGTCCTGGTGACCGTCCATGAGTACGGTCATTATCTGGCCGCACGCCTGTGCGGGGTTCGGGTTCTGCGATTCTCCATCGGTTTTGGCAAACCCTTGTATTCCCGTCGTTACGGTGATGACCGCACCGAGTTCAGTGTGGGCAGCCTGCCGCTGGGCGGTTATGTCAAGATGCTGGACGAGCGGGAATTCGAGGTGCCGGAGGAAGAGCGCCATCGCTGTTTCAACCGCCAATCCGTGCCCCGTCGTGCGCTCATTGTGACCGCGGGTCCGGCCTTCAATTTCCTGTTTGCCATTCTGGCTTACTGGGCCATTTTCGTGGCCGGAATTCCCGGCATCAAGCCGATTATCGGTGAGGTCAGCAGTAGCTCGCCAGCGGCGCAGGCGGGCCTCAGCGCCGAGGATCAGATCCTGTCCGTGAATGGTCGTCAGACACCCACCTGGCGCACCGCGAACATCGAGCTTCTGGACGGGATGTTGCGTGACGGATCGATTGAATTGCGTTATTTGAGGGATGGGCGGGAATATCAGACAAGCCTTGCGGTGGATTCTGCCGAACGTCGAGCCCTGACCGAGCCGGGGCGTTTGCTCCCGGGTCTGGGGTTGCAGCCCTGGTTTGAGGCCTTGCCCGCGGTGATCGGTGAGCTGAGTGAGGAGGGAGCCGCCCGTGCAGCTGGACTGCAGGCCGGGGACCGTGTCCTGGCCGTCGACGGGGAGGCGGTTGAAAACTGGCGTGCCTTTCGCGAGGCTGTCTCGGCTCGTCCGGAACAGGAGGTGCGCCTGACCGTGGACCGCTCCGGCCAGGGGCGCGAGTTGCTCGTTCGCCCGCAGGCGGTGGAAACGGCCGACGGTCGTCAGGGTCGAATCGGTGCCGGTCCCCGTGTGCCCCCGGATCTGCTGGAAAGGATGCGCAGTGAGGAACGCCATGGCCCGATTTCGGCGCTTGGCATGGGCGTGGTCAATACCTGGGAAATGTCGGCGCTTACCCTGCGCATGCTGTGGCGAATGGTGATGGGCGAGGTTTCCGTTAAAAATCTCAGCGGCCCGATCAATATCGCGCACTATGCGGGTATCACCGTAAGCTCAGGGCTGGTATCTTTCCTGGGTTTTCTTGCCATCGTCAGCATCAGCCTGGGTATCGTGAACCTTTTGCCCATTCCTGTCCTTGACGGTGGTCACCTGGTTTATCTGGGAATTGAATCCGTCACCGGGAAACCGGTCTCGGACAATGTGCTGGCAATTGGCCAGACGATCGGCCTGGTGATGATCGCGGCGTTGATATCCTTCGCCCTTTACAACGATCTTATGCGCCTTTTCGGCTGA
- the rpsB gene encoding 30S ribosomal protein S2 gives MSSSVSMRDMLEAGVHFGHQTRFWNPKMKPFIFGERSKIHIINLEKTLPLYQDATNYVGKLAADGGRILFVGTKRPARETIEKEATRAGMPFVSHRWLGGMLTNFNTVRNSIKRLKDLKEQEQDGTFNVLGKKEVTMLRREMDKLERGFGGIKDMPGLPDALFIIDVGFEKIAVKEAQKLGIPIIAVVDTNNSPEGLDYVIPGNDDAIRAIQLYARGIADAVIDGKASAPAMAAPEGDDEFVELDAEGKPQAAAPKKKVAKKAAKKAAKKAASKSESAAEPKKEEGEKAAASKKVTKKAAKKKAAKKTAKKASKKKAAKKKTASASE, from the coding sequence ATGTCTTCCAGCGTTTCCATGCGTGACATGCTGGAGGCGGGTGTCCACTTTGGCCATCAGACCCGCTTCTGGAACCCCAAAATGAAGCCGTTCATCTTCGGTGAACGCAGCAAGATTCATATCATCAACCTCGAAAAGACCCTGCCCCTGTACCAGGACGCCACGAATTATGTGGGCAAGCTGGCAGCGGACGGTGGCCGCATCCTCTTCGTGGGCACCAAGCGTCCCGCTCGCGAGACCATTGAGAAGGAAGCCACCCGCGCCGGCATGCCTTTTGTCAGCCATCGCTGGCTCGGCGGCATGCTGACCAACTTCAATACGGTGCGCAATTCCATCAAGCGCCTGAAGGATCTGAAGGAGCAGGAACAGGACGGCACCTTCAATGTGCTGGGCAAGAAGGAAGTGACCATGCTCCGTCGCGAGATGGACAAGCTGGAGCGTGGCTTCGGCGGCATCAAGGACATGCCCGGTCTGCCCGACGCCCTGTTCATCATCGATGTGGGTTTCGAGAAGATCGCGGTCAAGGAAGCCCAGAAGCTGGGTATTCCGATCATTGCCGTGGTGGACACCAATAATAGCCCTGAAGGGCTGGATTACGTCATTCCGGGTAATGACGATGCCATTCGCGCCATCCAGCTGTACGCCCGCGGTATTGCCGATGCGGTGATCGACGGCAAGGCCTCTGCGCCGGCCATGGCTGCCCCGGAGGGTGATGACGAATTCGTCGAGCTGGATGCCGAAGGCAAGCCCCAGGCAGCTGCGCCGAAGAAAAAAGTGGCGAAGAAAGCGGCCAAGAAGGCCGCCAAGAAAGCTGCAAGCAAGAGCGAGTCCGCCGCCGAGCCCAAGAAGGAAGAGGGCGAAAAGGCCGCTGCCAGCAAGAAGGTGACCAAGAAGGCCGCCAAGAAGAAGGCTGCGAAGAAGACCGCCAAGAAGGCCAGCAAGAAGAAGGCTGCCAAGAAGAAGACCGCCAGCGCCTCCGAATGA
- a CDS encoding phosphatidate cytidylyltransferase, whose translation MLKQRIITALILAPLAIAAIFLLSPLAFGLLLASVMAVAAWEWAGLSGVNRAPLRAVFAFAVFISCLPVAFLSPGWEWLLAVLPLWILAFFWLSRAHLQPPGAVRLIFGWGILLATCTAITLLQQSGPWYVILALALVAGADVGAYFAGKAFGRHRLAPSISPGKTWEGVAGGACLAILVAVAGAWFLDARSMWAFSLAGVIAAVLSVGGDLVESILKRQAGVKDSGRILPGHGGLLDRMDSLLVAAPILAIGLGLAGELA comes from the coding sequence ATGCTTAAGCAGCGGATAATCACCGCCCTGATTCTGGCGCCCCTGGCCATTGCTGCCATCTTTCTTCTGAGTCCGCTGGCATTCGGTCTTTTGCTTGCGTCGGTGATGGCGGTGGCGGCCTGGGAATGGGCGGGGTTGTCCGGCGTGAATCGGGCGCCATTGCGCGCCGTTTTCGCATTCGCCGTGTTCATCAGCTGTCTGCCCGTGGCATTCCTCAGCCCCGGCTGGGAATGGCTGCTCGCGGTCTTGCCGCTCTGGATCCTGGCCTTTTTCTGGTTGAGTCGGGCCCATCTTCAGCCCCCGGGCGCCGTGCGTCTGATCTTCGGTTGGGGCATCCTGCTGGCCACCTGCACCGCCATTACGCTGCTCCAGCAGTCCGGACCATGGTATGTGATCCTGGCGCTGGCGCTGGTGGCCGGTGCCGATGTGGGCGCCTATTTCGCCGGCAAGGCATTCGGGCGGCATCGTCTTGCACCCAGCATCAGTCCCGGCAAGACCTGGGAAGGGGTGGCGGGTGGGGCCTGCCTCGCCATCCTGGTCGCCGTTGCCGGCGCCTGGTTTCTGGATGCCCGCTCCATGTGGGCATTCAGCCTGGCTGGCGTCATCGCCGCCGTGCTCTCTGTCGGCGGGGATCTGGTGGAGTCCATTCTCAAGCGCCAGGCCGGGGTGAAGGACAGTGGACGCATTCTCCCCGGGCATGGTGGGCTGCTTGACCGCATGGACAGCCTGCTGGTGGCCGCCCCGATTCTGGCGATCGGTCTGGGGCTGGCCGGGGAGCTGGCATGA
- the pyrH gene encoding UMP kinase — translation MSQPEIHYRRILLKLSGEALMGDGDYGISPEVIGRLAKEIRDVSRAGVEVGLVIGGGNIFRGAGLADAGMDRVTGDHMGMLATVMNALAMQDALERLGVFARVMSAIRINEVCEDYIRRRAVRHLEKGRVVIFAAGTGNPFFTTDSAASLRAIEVGAEVLLKATKVDGVYTADPLKDPKATRYEHLSYDRVLNDKLNVMDATAIVMCRDNNLPLRVFDVFEPGNLMKILRGGTEIGTLVDNGDSA, via the coding sequence ATGTCACAACCGGAAATCCATTATCGTCGCATCCTGCTGAAACTCAGTGGCGAGGCCCTGATGGGGGACGGGGATTATGGTATCTCCCCGGAAGTGATTGGTCGCCTCGCCAAGGAAATCCGGGATGTGTCGAGGGCCGGCGTGGAAGTGGGGCTGGTCATCGGCGGCGGAAACATCTTCCGCGGCGCGGGCCTGGCCGATGCCGGCATGGATCGGGTGACCGGTGACCACATGGGCATGCTGGCGACGGTGATGAATGCCCTGGCCATGCAGGACGCCCTGGAACGGCTGGGTGTTTTCGCCCGGGTCATGTCCGCCATCCGTATTAATGAGGTGTGCGAGGACTACATCCGGCGCCGCGCCGTGCGCCATCTCGAAAAGGGGCGGGTGGTGATCTTCGCGGCTGGTACCGGTAACCCCTTTTTCACGACGGACTCCGCAGCCAGCCTGCGGGCCATCGAGGTCGGCGCCGAAGTACTGCTCAAGGCCACCAAGGTGGATGGCGTCTATACTGCCGATCCCCTGAAAGACCCCAAGGCGACCCGATACGAACACCTCAGCTATGATCGGGTGCTCAATGACAAGCTCAATGTGATGGATGCCACGGCCATCGTGATGTGTCGTGACAACAATCTGCCCCTGCGGGTGTTCGATGTGTTCGAGCCCGGCAATCTCATGAAAATTCTGCGTGGCGGTACTGAAATCGGCACGCTCGTGGACAATGGAGACTCGGCATGA
- the bamA gene encoding outer membrane protein assembly factor BamA — MRAGKSLLLSLLLLCFSVPLSAQEGSADFVVEDFRLEGLQRIAEETVLSYLPISVGDRVDQQRIRAGVRELYQTGFFDNIAMERDGGVLVVRVEERPTIARITLEGNRQIESDMLRQSMREQGIAEGRVLNEQVVSLLEQELYRTYYAQGRYGVDIIPSIREVGNNQVDLTIEIKEGRVAKIRQINVVGNQAFDDDQLRKQLELRRAGWRTIFSSRDQYSREKLGGDLETLRSYYMDRGYADFGIQSVQVAIGPDRRDVFLTVNVDEGDVYTVRDVNMVGEFPVPEEQLSPFIQTQPGDTFSLARANRSAEHIKQRLGASGYAHAEVTPVPDLHRDDKEVSLIFYVEPGERIYVREIRFSGSESTEDQVYRREMRQFEKAPLSNVSVNRSRLRMQRLPFVEFVDIQEVPVPGSSDEVDLEVNVRERNFGQFQVGVGYGGFTGLSLNASVQNNNLFGLGHRADIDIQSNALGDFYSVSHTDPYAGSHGVSRTVGGFYSKQDIFARGQSPVSTTSTGMNLRYGIPVSEFDSIRYGASVRRSEFLLQQGTSQEFREFIENHGESFERGGFTGSRMDSAEINLSWVRDTRNRAFMADRGQRRVIGLDVAVPNLDLEYYQARINQESYLRLSDEWTLRLDGELVYSDVYGDNTLELPPFKQVFAGGPTSVRGYQAARLGPTDEFGRPYGGTTKFNMQNELLLPNLFADDETQQPAQYRFFLFFDAGYVWEDIDDVDASDLRYSTGIGATWITPMGILRFSYARPINVRDEDRERNIIDRFQIDLGGSF, encoded by the coding sequence TTGAGAGCCGGTAAATCTCTGCTCCTGTCGCTGCTACTGCTCTGCTTTTCGGTTCCGTTGTCGGCCCAGGAAGGCAGTGCCGATTTCGTGGTGGAAGATTTCAGGCTGGAAGGTCTTCAGCGTATCGCCGAAGAGACCGTTCTCAGCTACCTGCCCATTTCCGTGGGTGATCGCGTGGATCAACAGCGCATCCGCGCGGGGGTGCGCGAGCTGTATCAGACCGGGTTTTTCGACAATATCGCAATGGAGCGGGATGGCGGCGTCCTCGTTGTACGCGTCGAGGAGCGTCCGACTATTGCTCGCATCACGCTTGAAGGGAACAGGCAAATTGAATCGGATATGCTCAGGCAGTCCATGCGCGAACAGGGAATTGCTGAAGGCAGGGTTCTGAATGAGCAAGTCGTGTCACTGCTCGAGCAGGAGTTGTATCGCACCTATTATGCTCAGGGCCGCTATGGCGTCGATATCATTCCAAGCATCCGCGAAGTGGGGAATAATCAGGTCGACCTGACTATCGAGATCAAGGAAGGACGTGTCGCGAAGATTCGTCAGATCAATGTCGTGGGCAACCAGGCCTTTGATGATGACCAGCTCCGAAAGCAGTTGGAGCTTCGGCGGGCAGGTTGGCGGACGATTTTTTCCTCCCGTGACCAATACTCACGCGAGAAGTTGGGCGGTGACCTTGAAACGCTCCGCTCCTATTACATGGATCGCGGTTATGCTGATTTCGGGATCCAGTCAGTTCAGGTTGCCATTGGCCCGGATCGACGAGATGTGTTCCTGACCGTCAACGTGGATGAGGGCGATGTCTACACCGTGCGTGACGTGAATATGGTTGGGGAGTTTCCGGTTCCAGAGGAACAGTTGAGCCCCTTTATCCAGACGCAGCCCGGTGACACATTCTCCCTGGCTCGCGCCAACCGAAGCGCGGAGCATATCAAACAGCGTCTGGGCGCTTCGGGCTATGCTCACGCGGAAGTTACCCCGGTTCCGGATCTTCACCGCGATGACAAGGAAGTGTCGTTGATTTTCTATGTCGAGCCCGGCGAGCGGATCTATGTTCGTGAAATCCGGTTTTCCGGGAGTGAAAGTACGGAGGATCAGGTTTATCGGCGAGAGATGCGTCAATTCGAAAAGGCGCCCCTGTCCAATGTAAGCGTGAACCGTTCCCGTCTGCGCATGCAGCGCCTGCCGTTCGTGGAGTTCGTCGATATCCAGGAAGTGCCGGTTCCGGGATCTTCAGACGAGGTTGATCTCGAAGTAAATGTTCGAGAAAGAAACTTTGGTCAGTTCCAGGTGGGAGTCGGTTACGGTGGGTTTACAGGCCTGTCCCTGAATGCCTCCGTGCAGAATAATAACCTGTTTGGCCTTGGTCATCGGGCGGATATCGACATCCAGTCCAATGCCCTTGGTGATTTTTACAGCGTAAGTCACACGGATCCCTATGCAGGCAGCCACGGGGTTTCACGTACTGTCGGTGGCTTCTATAGCAAACAGGATATTTTCGCTCGCGGGCAGTCTCCGGTTTCCACTACAAGCACCGGCATGAACCTTCGGTACGGTATCCCGGTGTCGGAATTTGACAGCATTCGTTATGGCGCCAGTGTCCGCCGGAGCGAGTTTTTGCTCCAGCAGGGTACCTCGCAGGAGTTTCGGGAGTTTATCGAGAATCATGGCGAATCCTTCGAACGCGGTGGCTTCACCGGATCGAGGATGGATTCCGCAGAGATTAATCTGAGTTGGGTCCGAGATACTCGTAACCGCGCGTTCATGGCTGATCGTGGGCAGCGTCGCGTCATTGGCCTGGATGTGGCGGTTCCAAATCTGGATCTCGAGTACTATCAGGCGCGAATCAACCAGGAAAGCTATCTTAGATTGAGTGATGAGTGGACCCTGCGTCTGGATGGCGAGCTTGTTTATTCGGATGTGTACGGGGATAACACTCTGGAGCTCCCACCTTTCAAGCAGGTATTTGCCGGTGGCCCGACATCGGTGCGCGGTTATCAGGCTGCACGCCTGGGTCCCACGGATGAATTTGGTCGGCCATACGGCGGGACGACGAAGTTCAACATGCAGAACGAATTGTTGCTGCCGAATCTCTTTGCCGATGATGAAACACAGCAGCCGGCGCAATATCGTTTTTTCCTGTTCTTCGATGCTGGTTATGTCTGGGAAGATATCGATGATGTCGATGCCAGTGATTTGCGTTACTCGACGGGCATCGGTGCGACCTGGATTACACCCATGGGTATTTTGCGATTCAGCTATGCGCGACCCATAAATGTCAGGGATGAGGATCGTGAGCGGAATATTATCGATCGGTTCCAAATTGATCTGGGTGGCAGTTTCTGA
- the frr gene encoding ribosome recycling factor: MIEDLKKDAAERMKKSVANLRDELARIRTGRANTSLLEPVKVEYYGAVTPINQVANVAVEDSRTLAVTPWEKDMVPKVEKAIMSANLGLSPVTAGNVIRVPLPPLTEERRKDMIKLCRSEAENARVAVRNIRRDVLSDVKDLLKEKEITEDDDRKAQEDVQKITDKHVAQIDEILADKEKELLEV; the protein is encoded by the coding sequence ATGATTGAAGATCTCAAGAAGGACGCCGCTGAGCGGATGAAGAAGAGCGTGGCAAATCTGCGGGATGAGCTGGCCCGCATCCGTACCGGCCGCGCCAATACCAGCCTGCTCGAACCCGTGAAGGTCGAGTATTACGGGGCCGTCACCCCCATCAATCAGGTGGCCAATGTAGCCGTCGAGGACAGTCGGACTCTTGCCGTGACCCCCTGGGAAAAGGACATGGTGCCCAAGGTGGAAAAGGCCATCATGAGTGCCAACCTGGGGCTTTCGCCGGTGACGGCTGGCAATGTGATCCGTGTGCCACTGCCGCCGCTGACGGAAGAGCGACGCAAGGACATGATCAAGCTCTGCCGCAGCGAGGCCGAGAACGCCCGCGTGGCCGTGCGCAACATTCGTCGTGATGTGCTGAGTGATGTCAAGGACCTCCTGAAGGAAAAGGAGATCACCGAAGACGATGATCGCAAGGCACAGGAAGACGTGCAGAAGATCACCGACAAGCATGTGGCGCAGATCGACGAGATTCTGGCCGACAAGGAAAAGGAACTCCTCGAGGTCTGA
- a CDS encoding 1-deoxy-D-xylulose-5-phosphate reductoisomerase produces the protein MKSVTVLGSTGSVGQSTLDVLSRHPDRFRVHALTACRDEQGMLSQCRRHRPAVVVMVDTEAAARLREALRSEGLEVPVLEGGDALQAVAEAPETDVVMAAIVGAAGLLPTLAAVRAGKRVLVANKEPLVMCGDLFMAAVREHGAELLPIDSEHNAIFQCLPGGYRTGDTARGVRSVMLTASGGPFRTWDVNAIAGATPEQACKHPNWSMGRKISVDSASMMNKGLELIEACHLFSLEPERVRVVIHPESIVHSMVEYEDGSVIAQLGQPDMRTPIASGLAWPERIEAGVESVDLVSQGALHFQDPDPERFPALRLARQAAEDGGGMPIVLNAANEIAVADFLAGRCRFGQIVERVAAALEAFAGAGCEGLEAVLALDADVRRWMQDPEGLAR, from the coding sequence ATGAAGTCGGTGACGGTACTCGGATCCACCGGCTCGGTCGGGCAGAGTACTCTGGATGTGCTCTCTCGGCACCCCGATCGTTTTCGTGTCCACGCCCTGACTGCCTGCCGGGATGAACAGGGCATGCTGTCTCAATGCCGTCGCCACCGGCCCGCCGTTGTCGTGATGGTAGATACTGAAGCGGCGGCCCGTCTGCGTGAGGCCTTGCGTTCCGAAGGTCTGGAAGTGCCGGTTCTGGAGGGTGGTGACGCCCTGCAGGCCGTGGCCGAGGCCCCGGAGACGGATGTGGTCATGGCCGCCATTGTGGGGGCGGCAGGCCTGCTGCCCACTCTGGCAGCGGTTCGCGCCGGCAAGCGGGTCCTTGTGGCCAACAAGGAGCCGCTGGTCATGTGTGGTGATCTGTTCATGGCGGCGGTTCGCGAGCATGGTGCCGAGCTGCTGCCGATCGACAGCGAGCACAATGCCATCTTTCAGTGTCTGCCCGGGGGGTACCGAACCGGTGACACCGCCCGGGGCGTGCGGTCGGTCATGCTCACCGCCTCCGGAGGTCCTTTCCGCACCTGGGATGTGAATGCCATTGCCGGGGCAACCCCGGAACAGGCCTGCAAGCACCCTAACTGGAGTATGGGCCGGAAGATCTCCGTGGATTCCGCCAGTATGATGAACAAGGGCCTGGAGCTGATTGAGGCCTGTCACCTCTTTTCTCTGGAACCCGAGCGCGTCCGCGTGGTCATTCACCCGGAGAGCATTGTTCATTCCATGGTGGAGTACGAGGATGGTTCGGTGATCGCCCAGCTTGGACAGCCGGACATGCGTACCCCCATCGCCAGTGGCCTGGCCTGGCCGGAGCGCATCGAGGCGGGTGTGGAGAGCGTGGATCTGGTCAGCCAGGGCGCGCTCCATTTCCAGGATCCGGATCCGGAGCGTTTCCCGGCGCTGCGCCTGGCCCGTCAGGCGGCTGAAGACGGCGGCGGCATGCCAATTGTCCTGAACGCGGCCAATGAGATCGCGGTGGCGGATTTTCTCGCCGGGCGCTGTCGATTCGGACAGATTGTGGAACGGGTCGCGGCGGCTCTTGAGGCATTTGCCGGAGCCGGATGCGAGGGGCTTGAAGCCGTGCTGGCCCTGGATGCGGACGTTCGGCGCTGGATGCAGGATCCGGAGGGGTTGGCCCGGTGA
- the uppS gene encoding polyprenyl diphosphate synthase: MSDGEQDKLTTSLLPRHVAIIMDGNGRWARERGKPRHAGHQAGARAAQVVVEAAGREGIEVLTLFAFSSENWSRPKGEVSRLMDLFRRAIKQSVPRLHENGVRLRFLGDRSRFPGDLQQRMLDAEALTRENHRLNLNIAAGYGGRWDILQATRRIATAVASGELDIDSVDEARFSACLSLAELPEPDLFIRTGGERRISNFFLWDLAYTELHFTDRLWPDFGEDCFRQALSDFAERERRFGGVGKDGETRNA; the protein is encoded by the coding sequence ATGTCGGATGGTGAGCAGGACAAGTTGACGACCTCGCTCCTGCCACGCCACGTTGCCATCATCATGGATGGCAATGGGCGTTGGGCACGGGAGCGGGGCAAGCCCCGTCATGCCGGCCACCAGGCCGGTGCCCGGGCTGCTCAGGTGGTGGTGGAAGCGGCCGGCCGTGAAGGAATCGAGGTGTTGACTCTGTTTGCCTTCAGTAGCGAGAACTGGTCGCGACCGAAGGGTGAAGTCTCCCGTCTGATGGATCTGTTCCGCCGGGCCATCAAGCAATCGGTGCCCCGTCTGCATGAGAACGGTGTCCGCCTCCGATTTCTGGGGGATCGTTCCCGATTCCCCGGCGACCTTCAGCAACGCATGCTGGACGCCGAAGCACTGACCCGTGAGAATCACCGCCTGAATCTGAACATTGCCGCCGGCTACGGTGGGCGCTGGGATATCCTCCAGGCAACCCGACGGATTGCCACTGCCGTTGCCTCCGGTGAGCTGGACATCGATTCGGTGGATGAGGCGCGTTTCAGCGCCTGCCTTTCGTTGGCTGAACTGCCGGAACCGGATCTGTTCATACGAACCGGCGGAGAGCGGCGTATCAGTAATTTCTTCCTCTGGGATCTTGCCTATACGGAGTTGCATTTCACCGATCGGCTTTGGCCGGACTTCGGTGAGGATTGCTTCCGACAGGCGCTGAGTGATTTTGCGGAGCGTGAACGGCGCTTCGGCGGTGTCGGGAAAGACGGAGAAACACGGAATGCTTAA